The segment AGGTGTCGGCACGGCCGGCGAGGATCGCCTGGATGCAGTTGGCGTTGTTGTCATAGAGCTGGACGGTCGGCTCCGCCTTGCCGGCTTTCTTGCATTCCGGCGCCAGGGCCTGGACCAGCGGCACCTCGACATAACCGGTGTTTTCCGCCGCGGCTGCGCCGCACATCGACATATTGATGCCGTTGATGCCCTTCGGATTGCCCTTGGCGACCAGCACGCCGTCGAACACCTTTGAATAGGTGATGAAGTCGGCGGCCTTGGCGCGCTCCTTGGTGGCGTAGATGTCGGAGATCACGATGTCGGCCTGCCCTGCGGACAGCGTGGTCAACAGCGCTGCGAACACCACGGGCTTGTAGGTCAGCTTGAAGCCGAGGCATTCGCCGATGGCCTCGCCGAGATCGACGTCGAAGCCGATATATTTGCTGGGATCCTTCGGGTCGATCGTCTCATAGCCCGGCGTGTGCGGGTTGATGGCGTTGACGAGGGTCTTGCCCTTCCAGTCCGGATATTTTTCCTGGAGCGCGGCGCAGGCGGCGGGCGCTGCCGCCTGCGCACTCAGCGGCGCGGCGGCGACGAGGCCAAAAGCGATGGCGGCGCCGAGCGCGACCCTGCGCCATGGCAATGATGCACGCGCGATCCCCCGCGCCTGGGGCAAAACCCGTCTGTCCATCTCCAGCTCCTTCGAATTGTCATGGCATCGGCCATGTTCCAGATCTCGGGAGCGAGCCTAGGTGGGATGCGAGCGGAAAAGCTTGTCCGCGGGCGTACAAAAAATTGGATGAAGCGGCCCGCGATTTGGGCAAACGGCTGCACAAAAACTGTTCGTGAGGTGCGATGCCCAGCCGTGCGCAATTCCGAATTCGGGAGAACCAAATCATCTCGTGCTGCGCGGCGATCCGCGCGAACTGCGAATCATTCGGTAAGATGATTTGACGCAGATATGACGGTTGGACGGCCTAGTTGCTTCCGAGTCCGCAGCATCGCCACCGTTCTCCACAGCCTGTCCGCAGCATATCCACAGGCCGACTATGCCGGATTCGCGAGCTCCTGCGAGATACTTGCTGCGCACAAACCCACAGGCCGGGTTTAGCCGCCAGCCTGGTCGAAGACGGTGCGGCATGCCTCGCTCAAATTGGCCCGATTGCGCCGCAGGCAGGCGGTGATGGCGCGGACATTGGGGATGTCGCCGGCGCAAAGCCGATAGACGTCGGGGCTGCAGGCACGTCGCTGCTCGGGGGTTCCCGGCTCCGCGTGGGCGACGGTGGCGAACAGCGTCAGGAACAGCCCGACGGTCGAGGCGCGACGCGCCCGGCTCTTTACACCTGCCAACCGCAAGAACCTCGCCTTCATGACCGTCTCCTGTCCTGCCTAAACCCGACCGCCGCTGGCCGGTGTGGGCAAAGAGGTAGGAGGAATAAATCGCCGGGAATGTGATCTCCTTCACACTCTCCACATGCCGTAGGAACCTAAGCTTGCGCCGGGGATTTTTCAGAAATCGCTAACCAAACGGGGCCCGATCGCCGGATCGTTAAAATGCGAACGATCGGGTCAATCGGGCAACAAACCGGCTTTGCGACAGTGCGCCATCCGCGTTCCGGAGGGTGTGATGAGCGAAGCCGAATTCAACTTGCTGCTGGATGCCGTGTGCGACGCCATGATCCATG is part of the Bradyrhizobium commune genome and harbors:
- a CDS encoding ABC transporter substrate-binding protein, whose amino-acid sequence is MDRRVLPQARGIARASLPWRRVALGAAIAFGLVAAAPLSAQAAAPAACAALQEKYPDWKGKTLVNAINPHTPGYETIDPKDPSKYIGFDVDLGEAIGECLGFKLTYKPVVFAALLTTLSAGQADIVISDIYATKERAKAADFITYSKVFDGVLVAKGNPKGINGINMSMCGAAAAENTGYVEVPLVQALAPECKKAGKAEPTVQLYDNNANCIQAILAGRADTYVNDVNTVDSAVKAYPDKLEKAIAVTIPYSVGIAVPKDKPKFRDAVLAALIEVQKAGTHMELLKKHGLDVNNFKEPDILTAD